TCGCCGGCGAGACCAGCCGTGGTGCGGCCGCGTGCCGGCACCGCGCCGATCAGCGGCATGGTGATGGAGCCGCCGGCATCGATGGCGTAGCTGTTGGTGAGGCCTTCCTGGCCGTAGACCACGACGCGGAGCTTGTCGCCGGCATCGAGATGGTAGGAGGCATCATAGCGCATCGGCACCGCCCTCGGCGCGGCATAGCCGACCGGCATGGGTGCGGGCGAAGAGGCAAAGGAATTGTTGAGCGCCGCGATGGCGCCGCCGCCGTTGTTGGCGACGACGACCGGCTGCGGAGCGCCGTAGGGCTGGCCGTAGGCCATCGAGTCGAGATCGGCGCGCGGCTGCCCCACCAGGACGGGACCCGCAGTCTGCATGCAGCCGCCAA
The nucleotide sequence above comes from Bradyrhizobium sp. NDS-1. Encoded proteins:
- a CDS encoding polysaccharide biosynthesis/export family protein, whose protein sequence is MPVARAFRSSISAVLLAASAALPLGGCMQTAGPVLVGQPRADLDSMAYGQPYGAPQPVVVANNGGGAIAALNNSFASSPAPMPVGYAAPRAVPMRYDASYHLDAGDKLRVVVYGQEGLTNSYAIDAGGSITMPLIGAVPARGRTTAGLAGEIAARLRNGYIREPSVAVEIEAYRPFFILGEVTAPGQYPYVPNMTVESAVAIAGGFSPRAKRDVVTVTHTENGGSMRAVVPLGTPLNPGDTVFVGERWF